Sequence from the Herbaspirillum sp. meg3 genome:
GCCATGTATCTGTGCAAGCGCAGCCGCCGCGAAGCGGACAAGCGCGACTAAGCTGCGACTGCCACTGCGAGTACTTCCGTAACTTTTCCTGCCTCAGGGCGCCTTCGACTTCAACACTTCCAGCAGCATCTTCCCCATGATCTCCGGCCGTCCGTGGAAGATGGTCTGCACCGCATCCACGCCCGTCAGCTCACGCCGCAACTGATTGCGCAGCGCGTGATCGTCGGCCAGCCTGATCGTCGCCTTCACGTAATCGTCCACCGTTGGCGTCACCAGCCACTGCGGAAATTTCAATCGTCCGAACAAGCCTTCATCAATGTGCTCGTGCACTTCGCGCCCGGTCTTGCACACGCCGACCAGGCCTGCACTGACGGTGTCGATGATGCCGTTGGTATTGCCGAAGGGGAAAGGGTTGATGAACATGTCGCAACCCGCAATCACCTGCATGTACGCGCTGTAATGCTGATGCGGATACACCGTCGCGGCATCGCCGAGGAACTGGCCGATCACGCGCTTGACCTGCGGATAAACCAGCATGCCCTGCGCCTGCCCGATCAGGAAGTGGAAATGGATTTTGCTCTTCGCTTCGTGCAGGATGCGCTGGCACGCCAGCAAAAAATCCGGATTGAGTTTCATCGTCGTCGACGCCACGACGATCTGCACCACTTCCGGTGCTTCGCGAATGAGGTTCGGCAGATTGAGTTCGTTCGCCAGTGCCGAAGCACGGTAAGGCATGCCGTCGCTGGGCAGGCGCAACAGCCGTTCGCTGAAGCAGGCCGGGTCGCCGACGTAGTCGTCTTCCACCACGACATAATCCATCTCCTGCGAGTGCGACGTGGCCGGGTGACCCAGTGCCATCGCCTGCACCGGCGCAATACGCAGATTGCTGAGGAACATGGTCAGCGCAAACATGCCCACGCTTGGCATGTACAAGATCTGCACCGCTTTTTGCTCAGCCACGCTACGGATCTGTGCGAGCTGCTGCTGGATCTCGCCGGCGTCAATCTCGATGAACTCGTCAAACACCGCGCGGCCGGCCTCGTCCACGGTCTTGCCATAGCCCATGCCGACGACGTGAAACAATTCACGCGCCGCTTCCAGCGTGCGCGAGTGGGTGCGATAGATGGAGTGTGCCGCGCTGAACCATTCAACCACCACCACCAGCACCGGTTTGTCCTTGCCGTTGAGTTGAATCGGCGTATTGAGCGGCGCCAGTCCTGCGGTAGCGATGCTGCGTTTGAGCAGCGCGTTGATCGGCTTCTTGATGTCGTGTTTGTCGGCGCGGCGCGCGTAGCTGCAGTGCATGTAGACATCATGCAGGATACCCGCAGGCAGTTGTCCCAGATCCTCAATCTGTTCCAGCCGCTTCGACAGCCACGGCAGGATCAGCTCGCGCTTCTCGTACGCCACCGGCGTGGCCAGCAGGCGCGGCGACAACAGCGCCAGACACAGGTTGGCGACCAGCACCTTGTCGTGCGCCCAAAAGGCGTCGAGATCCATCGGGATCTCGGACTCGGGTGAATACAGCAGACAGAATTTGATCAGGTCGCGGTTGCCGATTTCGACCTCGCGCAAGTTGCCTTTGCCGCGAATGTTCCAGGCGCGCACCACATGATCGGCGTTGCGGAAAGGACTGGCCGCGAACAGGCCCGACAGCCAGCGATGCATCAGTATCATCTGACCGAAACCGATCTGAGAAAACTGGAATTCGCTATCCGCAAACAGACAGGAAATCGCCGCCGCAATGCGCGTGACAACGTGGTCGTTCAACTCGTTGGGTAAGACGCTGGTCAGCGGCTGAGCGCTGAAATTTTCACCCGGCAGGCCGTAGTTGCTATCCAGTCCCGACAGCAAGTCCATCAGCTCGCGCGCAGCAGCTTCATGCTGGCGCGAATAGGCCAGATATTCAAAATTCTCCAGCGAAAACCCCATGTCTCTTCCCTCTTTACTATTCGGAACCCGTTTACGATCCGTAGCGGGTTCTCAGTGTTGTTCTTCCGCTTCGAATCCTGCTTCGCGCAAGGCGTTGAGCACCTGCGCCAGATGATCGCGTCCCCGCGTCTGCAACACCAGTTCGATATCGACGTTCTGTGCAGCGAGCAAGGTAAAGGCGCGCTGGTGATGCACTTCGTCGACGTTGGCGCCGGCTTCGGCGACGGTGGCGGTGATGCGCGCCAGCACGCCCGGCACGTCGCGTGCGGACACGCGTACGCGCGCCAGACGTCCTGCACGCACCATGCCGCGTTCGATGATGGCGGCCAGCAGCAACGGATCGATATTGCCGCCCGACAGCACCATGCCCACGCGTTTGCCGCGGAAGCGTTCCGGATGACGGATCATCGCCGCCAGACCGGCTGCACCTGCGCCTTCGACCAGGGTCTTTTCGATTTCCAGCAGCATCAAGACGGCTTGCTCGATGTCGCCTTCGTCGACCAGCAGCAAGTCGTTGACTTCGCGCGCGATGATTTCACGGGTCAGTACACCCGGCGTGCCGACGGCGATACCTTCGGCGATGGTGCTGGTGCCGAGGGCATGCGTGGTGCCCTGGATCGCATTGACCATGGACGGGAAGCGTTTGGCCTGCACACCCACGATGTCGATATCGGGTTTGCGCGCGCGTGCGGCCACCGCCATGCCGGCCAGCAGACCGCCGCCGCCGATGGCGACCACCAGCATGTCGAGGTCGGGTACGGCGTCGAGCATTTCCAGTGCGACCGTGCCCTGGCCGGCGATGATGGCTTCGTCGTCGTAAGGGTGAACAAAGGTCAGGCCGCGTTCTTGCGCCAGTGCGAAGGCGTGCGCGCGGGCTTCTTCCAGCGTGTCGCCGTGCAGCACCACTTCGGCGCCGAAGCCGCGTGTACGTTCGATCTTGACGCCCGGCGTGAAGCGCGGCATCACGATCAGCGCGTGCAGGCCGAGACGCTGCGCATGATAGGCAACGCCTTGCGCATGGTTGCCCGCCGACATCGCGATGACGCCACGCGTACCGCCGGCGGCGAGGTCGGTCATCTTGTTACAGGCGCCGCGTTCCTTGAAGGATGAGGTGAATTGCAGGTTCTCGAACTTGAGAAAAACTTGCGCGCCGACGATGTCGGACAGCGTGCGCGATTCCACGCACGGCGTATTGAGGATCTGGCCTTGCAGCCGCGCTGCTGCGCGCTGGATATCTTCGATGGTGGTCATACGGTCCGCTCAAAGTCTGCACAAAAACAGGGAGCAGACATTGTAGCGAGAGAGACGGCGGCTGCGGAAATGTATTTATACGTGGTTTCCGCAACCGCACCGGTTGCCTGCAATACGGCTTAGCGCAGTTTGAAGATGCCGACGATCTGCGCCAGGCTGGCTGCCTGATCCTGCATGGCGCGTGCGGCGGCGGCGGCTTCTTCGACCAGCGCGGCGTTTTGCTGGGTGCTTTCGTCCATCAGCACGATGGCGCGGTTGACTTCTTCGATGCCGGTGCTCTGTTCGGTGCTGGCGGCGCTGATTTCAGCCACGATGTCGGTCACGCGCTTGACGCTGGCGACCACCTCACCCATGGTCGCACCGGCGTTTTCGACCAGCTTGCTGCCGCTGTCGACCTTCTGCACCGAGTCGGTAATCAGTTCCTTGATTTCCTTGGCGGCCGATGCCGAGCGTTGCGCCAGACTGCGTACTTCCGAGGCCACCACTGCAAAGCCGCGGCCCTGTTCGCCGGCGCGGGCAGCTTCCACCGCCGCATTCAGCGCGAGGATATTAGTCTGGAAGGCGATGCCGTCAATCACGCTGATGATGTCGACGATCTTCTTGGACGAATCGTTGATCGAGCCCATCGTGTCGATCACTTGGCCGACCACCGCGCCGCCTTGTGTTGCCACTTCGGACGCGGACGCTGCCAGCTGATTCGCCTGACGAGCATTTTCGGCATTCTGCTTGACGGTGGAAGTCAGCTGCTCCATGGCGGCGGCGGTTTCTTCCAGCGAACCGGCCTGCTGCTCGGTGCGCGAGGACAAGTCCAGATTGCCGTTGGCGATTTCGGCCGAAGCCGTGGCGATGGTATCGGTACCGGTACGCACCTGGCCGACGATATTGACCAGATTGTCGTTCATGTCTTTGAGCGCGGCCATCAGCTGGCCGGTTTCATCGCGCGACTCGACCCGGATCTGAGTGCCGAGATCGCCCTGCGCCACGCGGCTGGCGACATCCACCGCCTTGACCAGCGGCCGGGTGATCGAGCGCGTGATGAAAATCGCCAGTGCTATCCCGCCAATCAGCGCGAGGAGGCCGAGGGAGATCATCAGCGTACGTGCAGTGCGGAACACGCCGTCAACCTGGGCCGTCAGCTGGGTGATGGCGTCGCTCTGGCGAGTTGACAGCTTTTCAATCGCGGCCAGGTAGCGCTGGCTGTCCGGCATCAGTTTTTCTTCAACGATCTTGCGGGCGGCGTCTTCGTTGCCGGCGTCTTTTTCCTTGAAAACGGCGGTGTTGTCGGCGATGACGACCTTGCGATGTTCGTTGATCTCGTTGAGGAGCGCCTTGCCTTCAGGATCCTGGATCTGCTCTTCCATCTGTTTCACGTAGCCGTTGTTTTTGGCGATGGTGGCGATGATCTGATCCTTGTAGAACTTCTGCTGTACCGGATCGGTATTCTTGGCGGCGGCAACGATACGGCCGACGTTGAGTTCAATCGATTTGTAGAATGCGTTCACCAGGCGTTCTTTCGCCAGGGCATTGTTGACCATGTAATCGGTCAGACTGCCGACCGACTGCAGGCGCCAGACGCCGATGCCGGTGATGACGCTCATCAATATGAGCAATGCTGCAAATGCGATGCCTAGCCGCGTACCAATCTTTAGATTTTTCATTGTCTTATCCCTCATGTTAGGCGCTGTCCGCCGCGTTGCTTGCCGTCGTATCGTAATTATCAGACGCAGCTTGTGGCTGGCTGTTGAGAACGGCAGGCAGATCGGGATCGAACCGATGCGCATCCTTATATTAACGGATCAGTGAGCGCCGGACTTGAGGAAAAAGCACGTTCTGTTTCAACGGTCAGCGTGGCGTCAGCAGAGGGGGGCGCGGATGCTCACGCGGGTTTCGACGTTGACGCGGACAATGTGAGTAATGTCTCCCACAATCGGGTTAGCGCCGGACGTTTGTTTTGCAGAGAACGGAACACGCGAATCTCCAACTCCAGCGACCAGGCTTCGCCGCCGGCGGCCACCAGCCTGCCTTCGTCCAGTTCATCCTCCACCGAGCGCTGCGGCAGCCAAGCCAGGCCGTGCCCGTTGAGGGCCATGCGTTTGAGCAACTCGGCCATGTCCGACTCATAGCTGGTCAGCAGGCCGGGCACCTGCGGCGCATTGGCCAGGATCAACTCCATCACGCGGCCGAGGAAAGACGTTGCCGGGTAAGCCAGCAGCCGGGTCGGCCTGGTCTTGCTGCCGGGCAAGCGAAACTGCGGCGCGCCGCTCTTGTCGGGCGCCGATACCGGGATCACGCGTTCGCTGCCGACGGTCACGTATTCATACTGATCGGGGTTGAGCAAGATGGGCAGTTGAGGATGATAAAAACATAACAGCAAATCGCATTCGCCCTCGGTCAGCGCCAGCACCGAGTCGTGGATCGTGGTGGCCGTGATGCGGGCACTGAAGCTGGAATGGGTAGCGGGTTTTTCGTTGGCGGCGTCGTTGAGCTTGTCCAGCCATTCAGGAAAGAAACTCAGCGCCAGCGAATGTCCGGCGGTCACGCGCAGCATATTGTGCGCGGTGTGTTCGCTGCGCAACTGGTTACGCGCATCGGTGAGCAGTTTGATGGCTTCCGAGGCGGCGTCGTTGAACAGCTTGCCGGCCACCGTCAGCGTCAGCGGATAGGTGCTGCGATCCACCAGTTCGGCGCCGATCCAGGCTTCCAGCGCGCGGATGCGGCGGCTGAAGGCAGGCTGGGTGACGTTGCGGTGATCCGCCGAGCGCGAGAAGTTGCGC
This genomic interval carries:
- a CDS encoding threonine ammonia-lyase, with the protein product MTTIEDIQRAAARLQGQILNTPCVESRTLSDIVGAQVFLKFENLQFTSSFKERGACNKMTDLAAGGTRGVIAMSAGNHAQGVAYHAQRLGLHALIVMPRFTPGVKIERTRGFGAEVVLHGDTLEEARAHAFALAQERGLTFVHPYDDEAIIAGQGTVALEMLDAVPDLDMLVVAIGGGGLLAGMAVAARARKPDIDIVGVQAKRFPSMVNAIQGTTHALGTSTIAEGIAVGTPGVLTREIIAREVNDLLLVDEGDIEQAVLMLLEIEKTLVEGAGAAGLAAMIRHPERFRGKRVGMVLSGGNIDPLLLAAIIERGMVRAGRLARVRVSARDVPGVLARITATVAEAGANVDEVHHQRAFTLLAAQNVDIELVLQTRGRDHLAQVLNALREAGFEAEEQH
- a CDS encoding peptide transporter gives rise to the protein MGFSLENFEYLAYSRQHEAAARELMDLLSGLDSNYGLPGENFSAQPLTSVLPNELNDHVVTRIAAAISCLFADSEFQFSQIGFGQMILMHRWLSGLFAASPFRNADHVVRAWNIRGKGNLREVEIGNRDLIKFCLLYSPESEIPMDLDAFWAHDKVLVANLCLALLSPRLLATPVAYEKRELILPWLSKRLEQIEDLGQLPAGILHDVYMHCSYARRADKHDIKKPINALLKRSIATAGLAPLNTPIQLNGKDKPVLVVVVEWFSAAHSIYRTHSRTLEAARELFHVVGMGYGKTVDEAGRAVFDEFIEIDAGEIQQQLAQIRSVAEQKAVQILYMPSVGMFALTMFLSNLRIAPVQAMALGHPATSHSQEMDYVVVEDDYVGDPACFSERLLRLPSDGMPYRASALANELNLPNLIREAPEVVQIVVASTTMKLNPDFLLACQRILHEAKSKIHFHFLIGQAQGMLVYPQVKRVIGQFLGDAATVYPHQHYSAYMQVIAGCDMFINPFPFGNTNGIIDTVSAGLVGVCKTGREVHEHIDEGLFGRLKFPQWLVTPTVDDYVKATIRLADDHALRNQLRRELTGVDAVQTIFHGRPEIMGKMLLEVLKSKAP
- a CDS encoding methyl-accepting chemotaxis protein, producing the protein MKNLKIGTRLGIAFAALLILMSVITGIGVWRLQSVGSLTDYMVNNALAKERLVNAFYKSIELNVGRIVAAAKNTDPVQQKFYKDQIIATIAKNNGYVKQMEEQIQDPEGKALLNEINEHRKVVIADNTAVFKEKDAGNEDAARKIVEEKLMPDSQRYLAAIEKLSTRQSDAITQLTAQVDGVFRTARTLMISLGLLALIGGIALAIFITRSITRPLVKAVDVASRVAQGDLGTQIRVESRDETGQLMAALKDMNDNLVNIVGQVRTGTDTIATASAEIANGNLDLSSRTEQQAGSLEETAAAMEQLTSTVKQNAENARQANQLAASASEVATQGGAVVGQVIDTMGSINDSSKKIVDIISVIDGIAFQTNILALNAAVEAARAGEQGRGFAVVASEVRSLAQRSASAAKEIKELITDSVQKVDSGSKLVENAGATMGEVVASVKRVTDIVAEISAASTEQSTGIEEVNRAIVLMDESTQQNAALVEEAAAAARAMQDQAASLAQIVGIFKLR
- a CDS encoding LysR substrate-binding domain-containing protein, whose amino-acid sequence is MDIKWIEDFLSLAATRNFSRSADHRNVTQPAFSRRIRALEAWIGAELVDRSTYPLTLTVAGKLFNDAASEAIKLLTDARNQLRSEHTAHNMLRVTAGHSLALSFFPEWLDKLNDAANEKPATHSSFSARITATTIHDSVLALTEGECDLLLCFYHPQLPILLNPDQYEYVTVGSERVIPVSAPDKSGAPQFRLPGSKTRPTRLLAYPATSFLGRVMELILANAPQVPGLLTSYESDMAELLKRMALNGHGLAWLPQRSVEDELDEGRLVAAGGEAWSLELEIRVFRSLQNKRPALTRLWETLLTLSASTSKPA